The proteins below are encoded in one region of Segatella copri:
- a CDS encoding FimB/Mfa2 family fimbrial subunit, producing MAHFLNNKCCKLVCISAIALTSLSSCMKDEITSCPTAKLSLKFDYTYNVKEADAFSAEVKNLNVYVFDKNGKFVDNYTESADKFETGHKMEITDLQAGKYTFVCLARDKQPAAMGTRAEGDDETEFSFTKLTPGISTINDLQEEMGKKNAEESVNDKHFTALYTAQDSLNFDGENDAQGKLSLMKCTKTYRVVMLPFEPDQEGFTAENFDVEIKGSAALLDYKGDKVKPKAITYLPYEKKLVENHSGKTEVEGEDVEKALVYDLSSSRMFETKDDNKSRAADGSSQYDDKRIVITDKRINKVIFNHSLPWFLSLCASDRYGKDWSDQQYLDRQDHYTLVFYVPAPSSTYSMDARIKVNNWVLNLQNADLGK from the coding sequence ATGGCACATTTCCTCAACAACAAATGTTGCAAGCTGGTTTGCATCTCAGCCATCGCACTCACTTCTCTTTCATCATGCATGAAAGACGAAATCACGAGCTGCCCTACAGCTAAGTTGTCGCTCAAATTCGACTATACTTATAATGTGAAAGAGGCTGATGCTTTCTCTGCTGAGGTGAAGAACCTCAACGTTTATGTATTCGACAAGAACGGTAAGTTCGTTGATAACTATACCGAGTCGGCTGACAAGTTTGAAACAGGTCATAAGATGGAAATCACAGACCTGCAAGCAGGCAAGTATACCTTCGTCTGCCTGGCTCGTGACAAGCAGCCTGCAGCAATGGGAACAAGAGCCGAAGGTGATGATGAGACCGAGTTTAGCTTTACTAAACTTACCCCAGGTATCTCTACCATCAACGACCTGCAAGAGGAAATGGGCAAAAAAAACGCAGAAGAATCAGTAAACGACAAGCACTTCACCGCACTCTATACCGCACAGGACTCCCTCAACTTTGATGGAGAAAACGATGCGCAGGGAAAATTGAGTCTGATGAAGTGTACCAAGACATACCGCGTGGTGATGCTTCCATTCGAACCCGACCAGGAAGGATTCACAGCCGAAAACTTCGATGTAGAAATCAAAGGTTCCGCTGCCCTACTCGACTATAAGGGCGACAAGGTAAAGCCAAAGGCAATCACCTATCTTCCTTATGAGAAGAAACTGGTAGAAAACCACAGCGGCAAGACTGAGGTAGAAGGCGAAGACGTAGAAAAGGCGCTGGTTTACGACCTGTCATCATCACGTATGTTCGAAACCAAAGATGACAACAAGAGTCGCGCTGCCGACGGATCCAGCCAATATGATGACAAGCGCATCGTCATCACCGACAAGCGCATCAACAAAGTCATCTTCAACCACTCCCTGCCTTGGTTCCTCTCACTCTGTGCCAGCGACCGCTACGGCAAAGACTGGAGCGACCAGCAGTATCTGGACCGTCAGGACCATTACACTCTGGTATTCTACGTGCCAGCTCCAAGTTCTACCTACAGCATGGATGCAAGAATCAAGGTAAACAACTGGGTTCTGAATCTTCAGAATGCCGACCTGGGAAAATAA
- a CDS encoding DUF5106 domain-containing protein, with protein sequence MARFIFLSFFMLVGALSPTKAQNSFPYPALPDSLRSVEQRATYLSEHYWDNFNFSDTLELANKEMAEQGFVNFIDILARFDQEIAQKGIAAFTAKAYQQKPSKEKFESLIEHYYENPESPMRNDRVYALFLEDMAKSPYFDVTEKERIEFKLKQAKKNLPGTQATNISFMLEDGKPHQLSDYREKKVILYFYDPDCENCHKISAWLDKQTIPASFSLLRIVADNRLSTIYGLKAMPTIYLLDKENKVILKDCTPEQLMEALGGNENRK encoded by the coding sequence ATGGCAAGATTCATATTCCTCAGTTTCTTCATGCTGGTTGGAGCCTTATCCCCAACCAAGGCTCAGAACAGTTTCCCATACCCTGCTCTGCCAGACAGTCTGCGCAGCGTAGAGCAACGTGCAACATACCTGAGTGAGCACTATTGGGACAACTTCAACTTTTCCGACACCCTGGAACTGGCAAACAAGGAGATGGCAGAACAGGGCTTTGTCAACTTCATCGATATTCTGGCACGTTTCGACCAGGAAATAGCCCAAAAGGGGATTGCAGCCTTTACAGCCAAAGCTTACCAGCAGAAGCCATCTAAAGAGAAGTTTGAAAGCCTCATCGAGCATTATTATGAGAACCCTGAGTCGCCCATGCGCAACGACAGGGTATATGCCCTATTTCTGGAAGACATGGCTAAATCGCCATACTTCGATGTAACCGAGAAAGAAAGAATAGAATTTAAACTGAAACAGGCAAAAAAGAACTTGCCTGGCACACAGGCTACCAATATCAGTTTTATGCTGGAAGACGGCAAGCCTCATCAGTTGAGCGATTACCGGGAAAAGAAGGTTATCTTATATTTCTACGATCCTGACTGCGAGAACTGCCACAAGATATCTGCATGGCTCGACAAACAGACAATACCAGCCAGCTTCAGTCTGCTCCGCATCGTAGCAGATAACCGCTTGAGCACGATTTACGGACTCAAAGCCATGCCAACCATTTACCTGTTGGATAAAGAGAATAAGGTGATATTAAAAGACTGTACACCAGAACAGCTCATGGAAGCATTAGGGGGAAATGAAAACAGAAAGTAA
- a CDS encoding Mfa1 family fimbria major subunit (Members of this family are fimbrial shaft proteins (major subunit proteins), found in the Bacteriodetes. The family is named for Mfa1 from Porphyromonas gingivalis, and is related to but distinct from the family of FimA from the species.), whose amino-acid sequence MKKMNLLVMSLVSAAALSFTSCSDSEDLANDKAGQEKVDGYYMTLTVQSPNASGTRTSVVDPTENATAGEAAITNGTLYLVDDQNNIAFHEYLSGLDWSGDVKDDASKKKDGTKTFEIKVPQVEAGQRYRVYFLAGSHKPAGGMDFAATSNNFFTAATNSFASPFANANDFAMFNQNDAQVNGNGYSVTFIKANNNKQNPAKVTYTSADGNNTQKDAAIKVERVVARIDAPVNKSTKVLASYPENASEALKVAIDDAKDKVAKIELVDYAVANLANQSYVMQTWSENQLSLPANTEYTQKADDFGTKYLYEDKKFFNNNTVNYVFENNSSKNPTTMYFEYKVTLKDKEMTNADFNAEDANKGTFYRYNNVIYTSFAQIFEDYKDVTNLFGEGKTAATMKEELSNAINDEAKLAKFREDYKIEVFKGGKTYYKQVIKDNHIGYANAIQRNSIYRLTVNNIFNVGAQVPNGEPTEENKFYYINVTVTVNPWVLNNQDVDLQ is encoded by the coding sequence ATGAAAAAAATGAATTTGCTCGTAATGAGCTTGGTTTCAGCCGCAGCTTTGTCTTTCACTAGCTGCAGCGACAGTGAGGATTTGGCTAATGACAAAGCAGGTCAGGAGAAGGTAGATGGTTACTACATGACTTTGACCGTACAGTCTCCAAATGCTAGCGGCACTAGAACTTCAGTTGTTGATCCTACTGAGAATGCTACAGCAGGTGAAGCAGCTATCACAAATGGTACTTTGTATTTGGTAGATGACCAAAACAACATTGCTTTCCATGAATACTTATCTGGGTTGGATTGGTCTGGAGATGTTAAAGATGATGCTTCTAAAAAGAAGGACGGTACCAAGACTTTCGAAATCAAGGTTCCTCAAGTTGAAGCAGGTCAGAGATACCGTGTATATTTCCTGGCTGGTAGCCACAAGCCTGCAGGTGGTATGGACTTCGCTGCTACTAGCAACAACTTCTTCACTGCTGCTACAAATAGCTTTGCATCTCCATTTGCAAACGCCAACGACTTTGCTATGTTCAACCAGAACGATGCACAGGTGAATGGAAATGGTTATTCTGTAACCTTCATCAAGGCTAACAACAACAAGCAGAACCCAGCAAAGGTAACTTATACATCAGCTGATGGAAATAATACACAAAAAGATGCAGCCATCAAGGTTGAGCGTGTAGTAGCTCGTATCGATGCTCCTGTAAATAAATCAACAAAAGTCCTTGCATCTTACCCAGAAAATGCTTCAGAAGCATTGAAGGTGGCAATAGATGATGCAAAAGATAAGGTTGCAAAAATTGAACTGGTAGACTATGCTGTAGCTAACTTGGCAAATCAGTCTTACGTGATGCAGACATGGAGTGAAAACCAGCTTAGTCTTCCAGCTAACACCGAGTATACACAGAAGGCTGATGATTTCGGTACCAAGTATCTTTACGAGGATAAGAAATTCTTCAACAACAATACAGTAAACTACGTATTCGAGAACAATTCATCAAAAAATCCTACAACCATGTATTTCGAGTACAAGGTTACTCTTAAGGATAAGGAGATGACTAATGCTGATTTCAATGCTGAGGACGCTAATAAAGGTACATTCTATCGTTACAACAACGTTATCTACACCTCTTTCGCTCAGATCTTCGAAGATTACAAGGATGTAACAAACCTCTTCGGCGAAGGCAAGACCGCAGCTACAATGAAGGAAGAATTGAGTAATGCCATCAATGACGAAGCAAAATTGGCTAAGTTCCGTGAGGATTACAAGATTGAAGTATTCAAGGGAGGTAAGACATACTACAAGCAGGTTATCAAGGATAATCACATCGGTTATGCTAACGCTATTCAGCGTAACAGCATCTATCGTCTCACTGTTAACAACATCTTCAACGTAGGTGCTCAGGTTCCTAATGGTGAGCCAACAGAGGAGAATAAATTCTACTATATCAATGTTACTGTTACTGTTAACCCTTGGGTTCTCAACAACCAGGACGTTGACTTGCAGTAA
- a CDS encoding DUF3868 domain-containing protein has product MNTYNIIGSMFGALLIALPISADNTQQAYKNLKIQNKAIRKVGNQVKVAMDLNLDQIQLASNKGLIYTPMILNEKDTLFMPSVEVMGKKRYIYYQRNQKTATADPLIVALRKNKTAQTLHYEYAAPFSDWMKNSNFAISNDACGCNQQLLDEGILNAEGRAFSTPKNLFNAYVQPKAEAVKARKENGSARLNFKVNKWDILYDMGNNANELDNIRKTLDLVKNDSDVTITKITLHGYASPDGGYANNNKLSHNRTQALLKHILKTYPISSKLFAATATAEDWAGTIKYVNENEIPQKEAALEIINSNMQPDAKEKALLKKAPQAYRYLLQNVWPSLRRTDYTIEYDVQAFNVEKAREVIKTRPQKLSLQEMYLVAQTYPKGSAEFNNVFDIAVRMFPEDKLANLNAASAAIERGDKVSAEKYLLKAGDSAEANNARGCLASMKEDYQTAKQYFEKAIAGGLKEAQENLDKVNQAL; this is encoded by the coding sequence ATGAATACATATAATATAATAGGTAGTATGTTCGGAGCCTTGCTTATCGCTCTTCCTATATCAGCCGATAATACCCAGCAGGCTTACAAGAATCTGAAAATCCAGAATAAGGCAATCAGAAAGGTTGGCAACCAGGTGAAAGTGGCTATGGACTTGAACCTCGACCAAATTCAGCTTGCCAGCAACAAAGGTCTCATCTATACCCCAATGATCCTCAACGAAAAGGATACGCTCTTCATGCCGAGCGTTGAGGTGATGGGTAAAAAGAGATATATTTACTATCAGCGTAACCAGAAAACGGCTACGGCAGACCCACTTATCGTGGCACTCCGTAAGAACAAGACAGCACAGACACTTCATTATGAATATGCCGCTCCGTTCAGCGACTGGATGAAGAACTCAAACTTCGCCATCAGCAATGATGCCTGCGGTTGCAACCAGCAACTTCTCGACGAAGGTATTCTGAATGCGGAAGGACGTGCATTCTCTACTCCGAAGAATCTCTTCAACGCTTATGTACAGCCTAAGGCAGAAGCCGTAAAGGCAAGAAAGGAGAATGGTTCTGCCCGTTTGAACTTCAAGGTGAACAAGTGGGATATCCTGTACGATATGGGCAACAATGCCAACGAACTGGATAATATCCGCAAGACTCTCGACCTTGTGAAGAACGATTCGGATGTTACCATCACCAAGATAACCCTCCACGGCTATGCATCACCAGATGGCGGATATGCCAACAACAACAAGTTGTCTCATAACCGTACACAGGCGCTTTTGAAGCATATCCTGAAGACCTATCCTATTTCTTCAAAACTGTTTGCGGCCACAGCTACAGCAGAGGACTGGGCAGGAACCATCAAGTATGTAAATGAGAATGAGATTCCTCAGAAGGAAGCTGCACTTGAGATCATCAACAGCAACATGCAGCCAGATGCCAAAGAGAAAGCATTGCTCAAGAAGGCTCCTCAGGCTTATCGCTATCTCCTGCAGAATGTATGGCCATCACTTCGCCGTACCGACTATACGATAGAATATGATGTTCAGGCATTCAATGTAGAAAAGGCTAGAGAGGTTATCAAGACCCGTCCTCAGAAGCTCTCTCTCCAGGAGATGTATCTGGTAGCCCAGACTTATCCTAAGGGTAGCGCCGAATTCAACAATGTTTTCGACATAGCTGTAAGAATGTTCCCTGAAGATAAACTTGCCAATCTCAATGCAGCCTCAGCAGCCATCGAACGTGGCGACAAGGTGAGTGCAGAGAAATATCTCCTGAAAGCAGGCGACAGCGCCGAGGCAAACAATGCCCGCGGTTGTCTGGCTTCCATGAAGGAAGATTATCAGACTGCCAAGCAATACTTTGAGAAAGCTATTGCCGGTGGTTTGAAGGAGGCGCAGGAAAACCTGGATAAAGTAAACCAGGCACTTTAA